A stretch of Kaistella flava (ex Peng et al. 2021) DNA encodes these proteins:
- a CDS encoding prenyltransferase/squalene oxidase repeat-containing protein — protein MSSPQKSPDFYQNYASQFYSYYKEISKKTIEELDIAGFAIYQSAMRLDKIIDDKDTTEILSALALQEDAIKILTSIFNKDSKFWNLWNLRKTEFHDAISLEKSLWENPTFERYQDVADKKSAFGKVAIDCLFLLSESSNKEIYNLLLESHRYFSIGFQLHDDVKDFSEDFNKKQFNWAVYELSKIVDYSKYSNDVVLLNKVLYVEGVGVNILNKSITYFEKAKEIINELSEASLWCNTIDRCKHSIQLYKNVTEGYIKTIQEKAKIRKKITDGEFLDLKDITNQVFSKGLNVIKSDYFHNYIDLKHIMYLGSVDDFENDTDVHSSDTFQRALLNDCLLEITQHFNIDTGDFFEKENQYLVDRQNNDSVGAWSYFPTVREIASDIDDLGQIMQQFMKTNHYELVDRYCLKAIDTAISDRTNDNGGIETWIIPKENLTEKQQKQDWCNSTKWGKGPDVEVVANFVYALTLFNAEKYKHTIERAIDYILSEQKESGFWESRWYYGKFYGTYVCLRLLCQFPDQYQSVKQRIKKFLKDSQNEDGSFDEKQYNILSTSFAIFCLNLLQSPELNEIKQKAQKYLSGNQLHDGSWKAEILIKPKASEPYSSKTLTTIYALRALL, from the coding sequence ATGAGTAGTCCACAAAAAAGTCCTGACTTTTACCAGAATTACGCATCACAATTTTATAGCTATTACAAAGAGATCTCTAAGAAGACAATCGAAGAACTGGATATAGCAGGATTTGCGATATATCAATCAGCGATGAGATTAGATAAAATTATCGATGATAAGGATACAACAGAAATTCTCTCCGCTTTAGCTTTACAAGAAGATGCAATAAAGATTTTAACATCTATTTTTAATAAAGATAGTAAGTTTTGGAATCTATGGAATCTTAGAAAAACAGAATTTCATGATGCTATATCTCTGGAAAAATCTCTTTGGGAAAATCCAACTTTTGAAAGATATCAAGATGTTGCTGATAAAAAGTCTGCTTTTGGAAAAGTGGCTATTGACTGCTTATTTTTACTTTCGGAAAGTTCCAATAAAGAAATTTATAATTTACTGCTTGAATCACACAGGTATTTTTCAATAGGTTTTCAACTGCATGATGATGTTAAAGATTTTAGTGAAGATTTCAATAAGAAACAATTTAATTGGGCAGTTTATGAATTATCCAAAATTGTTGACTACTCAAAATATAGCAATGATGTAGTATTGCTTAATAAAGTGCTCTATGTAGAAGGTGTTGGAGTAAATATCCTGAATAAGTCCATAACATATTTTGAGAAAGCTAAAGAAATTATTAATGAATTATCAGAGGCAAGTTTATGGTGTAATACTATTGATCGGTGTAAACACTCCATTCAACTGTATAAAAATGTTACAGAAGGATATATAAAAACGATTCAGGAAAAAGCTAAAATCAGAAAAAAGATTACGGATGGAGAGTTCTTGGATTTAAAGGATATTACCAATCAAGTCTTTTCAAAAGGATTAAATGTAATAAAGTCTGATTATTTTCATAATTACATAGACTTAAAGCACATTATGTACTTAGGGAGTGTAGATGATTTTGAAAATGATACAGATGTTCATTCGTCAGACACCTTTCAGAGAGCTTTACTGAACGATTGTTTGTTGGAGATTACGCAACACTTTAATATTGATACTGGAGATTTCTTTGAGAAAGAAAATCAATATTTAGTTGACAGGCAAAATAATGATAGTGTTGGTGCATGGTCTTATTTTCCGACCGTTCGGGAGATTGCATCAGATATTGACGATCTGGGGCAGATTATGCAACAATTTATGAAGACTAATCACTATGAATTGGTGGATAGATATTGTCTGAAAGCCATTGATACAGCCATATCCGATAGAACAAATGACAATGGAGGTATAGAAACCTGGATTATCCCTAAAGAGAACCTTACTGAAAAGCAACAAAAACAAGATTGGTGCAATTCCACCAAATGGGGGAAAGGTCCTGATGTAGAAGTCGTAGCCAATTTTGTATATGCTCTTACATTATTTAATGCTGAAAAATATAAACATACTATAGAGAGAGCTATTGATTATATTCTTTCCGAGCAAAAGGAAAGTGGTTTTTGGGAGAGTAGGTGGTATTATGGAAAGTTTTACGGAACCTATGTTTGCCTAAGATTGCTTTGCCAGTTTCCTGATCAATATCAGTCGGTTAAGCAAAGAATAAAAAAATTCTTGAAAGATTCTCAGAATGAAGATGGAAGTTTTGATGAAAAACAATATAATATTCTATCAACCAGTTTTGCAATTTTCTGTTTAAATCTACTTCAATCTCCTGAATTGAACGAGATAAAACAGAAAGCCCAAAAATACTTATCAGGAAATCAACTTCATGATGGGAGTTGGAAGGCAGAAATACTTATCAAACCAAAAGCCAGCGAACCTTACAGCAGCAAAACACTTACAACGATTTACGCTTTAAGAGCTTTATTATGA
- a CDS encoding site-2 protease family protein produces the protein MMDENVLYKLSSDIEFSKFSEKEYLLYNQKLHTYTKISQKYYDLLGLADGKRTLIAIREEFQERHNILLSDNQIVALFNRLKKQGVFGYDDSVKQRVKIPNYIKFGFIFLKSNMVSKIVPFLSFLLRKKIYIPLMIFGIIVFCLNLYSNYYQYRELNIVKIFPYFVVLIFVSIIFHELGHATAAHYYKAKHGGIGFGFYLYFLPVFFADVTDIWRLERWKRIIVNSAGVYFEVIFCLILSIIGFFTKNHVLQILGLVISGKALYNLLPFLRADGYWILSDLFNKPNLNFHSFNNLKIMVTSLLKGVRLKFDKVDYFIGFYGLFNISLIGFFFYYQIVLNGKSIIYFPKTIQGILTSLADNQSSMSFRELTKCVSILVFYIIFIKIFTELAKKAFKSIRKK, from the coding sequence ATGATGGATGAAAACGTTTTGTACAAATTATCATCAGATATTGAGTTTTCTAAATTCAGTGAGAAAGAATATTTGTTATACAATCAAAAGCTTCATACATATACAAAAATTAGCCAGAAATATTACGATTTATTAGGTTTAGCAGATGGAAAAAGGACTTTGATAGCAATTCGTGAGGAGTTTCAAGAAAGACACAATATATTGTTGTCTGATAATCAAATTGTTGCGCTTTTTAATCGTCTCAAAAAACAGGGTGTTTTTGGGTATGATGACTCAGTAAAACAGCGGGTAAAAATTCCGAACTATATAAAATTTGGGTTTATTTTTCTTAAATCTAATATGGTTTCCAAAATAGTGCCCTTTTTGAGCTTTCTCCTCAGGAAAAAGATATACATTCCATTGATGATTTTCGGCATTATTGTATTTTGTCTTAATCTTTACTCCAATTATTACCAATATAGAGAGTTAAATATTGTGAAGATTTTCCCTTATTTCGTGGTATTAATCTTTGTAAGCATTATTTTTCATGAATTAGGTCATGCTACGGCAGCACATTATTATAAAGCCAAACATGGAGGCATTGGTTTTGGATTTTACTTATACTTCTTGCCTGTTTTTTTTGCTGATGTTACCGATATATGGAGATTAGAGAGATGGAAGCGAATTATAGTAAATAGTGCAGGGGTTTATTTTGAAGTTATTTTTTGTTTAATTTTATCAATTATAGGCTTTTTTACAAAGAATCATGTTTTACAAATCTTAGGCTTAGTAATTTCGGGAAAGGCTCTTTATAATCTATTGCCTTTTTTGCGAGCCGATGGGTACTGGATATTATCTGATCTATTCAATAAGCCAAATCTTAATTTTCACTCATTTAATAATTTGAAAATAATGGTTACTTCCTTGTTAAAAGGAGTACGGCTTAAATTTGATAAAGTTGATTATTTTATTGGGTTCTACGGATTGTTCAATATATCTTTAATTGGTTTTTTTTTCTATTATCAGATTGTTTTAAACGGAAAATCGATAATTTATTTTCCCAAAACAATACAAGGTATCCTCACTTCACTTGCTGATAATCAATCTTCCATGAGTTTCAGGGAACTAACCAAGTGTGTATCGATATTGGTATTCTATATAATTTTTATCAAAATTTTTACAGAATTGGCTAAAAAAGCTTTTAAATCTATCCGAAAGAAATAA
- a CDS encoding phospholipase D-like domain-containing protein — protein MNFKTGKELNDKIYDIIYNSEKYLLILSPFIQLGDYIKKEIFKTHLNNSNVHIIIGFGKNENNINRSLKKEDFEYFTQFKNISIVYIPNLHAKYYGNENESVVTSMNLIDYSFDYNIEFGAHSKKKIISISQNSFFNSAVNACFNILEVNGYAIYVRRPIFEKKLMFGKNYVGSDQELNLIDELIKFGKVPKKNLSDFENAKYVNSAIKNQRKSQYEYKIGSESNGDAKKNGCCIRCKTTINLDLNKPLCLYCYKTWSLYQDPFYRENFCISCGEKNNTNFNRPACTQCYKELQRK, from the coding sequence ATGAATTTTAAAACGGGAAAAGAATTGAATGATAAAATATATGATATAATCTATAATTCTGAAAAATATCTTCTCATTTTGTCACCATTTATTCAGTTAGGGGACTACATTAAAAAGGAGATTTTCAAGACTCATTTAAATAATTCAAATGTTCATATTATTATCGGTTTTGGGAAAAATGAAAACAACATAAACAGGAGTTTAAAAAAGGAAGATTTTGAATATTTTACACAATTCAAAAATATTTCTATTGTCTATATTCCCAATCTTCACGCAAAATATTATGGAAATGAAAATGAATCAGTAGTCACTTCAATGAATTTAATTGATTATTCTTTCGACTATAACATTGAATTTGGAGCGCATTCCAAAAAGAAAATAATATCTATTTCTCAAAATTCATTTTTTAATTCTGCTGTTAATGCCTGCTTCAATATTTTAGAAGTTAATGGCTACGCAATTTATGTTAGAAGACCAATTTTTGAAAAGAAATTAATGTTTGGTAAAAACTACGTTGGTTCCGACCAAGAATTAAATCTGATAGATGAACTCATTAAATTTGGAAAAGTACCTAAAAAAAATTTGTCCGATTTTGAAAACGCAAAGTATGTAAACAGTGCTATAAAAAATCAAAGAAAATCCCAGTATGAATATAAGATAGGCAGTGAAAGTAATGGAGATGCTAAGAAAAATGGTTGTTGTATAAGGTGCAAAACCACAATAAATTTGGATTTAAACAAACCACTTTGTTTGTATTGCTATAAAACATGGTCATTATACCAAGATCCTTTTTACAGAGAAAATTTCTGCATTTCGTGTGGAGAAAAAAATAATACAAATTTTAATAGACCTGCTTGTACTCAATGTTATAAGGAATTACAAAGAAAATAA
- a CDS encoding PRTRC system ThiF family protein produces the protein MENERTTLGEQSRTKVHFTDSDLINPTNPILVNLIGAGGTGSKVLTALMETNHSLIELGHTGLQIRLWDDDIVTNANLGRQRFAECEIGLYKSVALINRANRFSGTNWKAETVKFEKDCLGKLPENAGASIYISCVDSVKARFEIADILKMLNNRKAYSNRPRYWLDFGNSQHTGQVLLSTIGNIQQSNSEKFETVANLPFVTDEFGEILKQSEEQDDTPSCSLAEALEKQDLFINSSLAQMGCSLLWNLFRNGMTKNRGFFLNLKSFHSQPIKL, from the coding sequence ATGGAAAACGAAAGAACAACTTTGGGTGAGCAAAGTCGAACCAAAGTACATTTTACAGACAGCGATTTAATTAATCCTACCAATCCGATTTTAGTAAACCTAATCGGTGCAGGTGGCACTGGTTCAAAAGTTTTAACCGCTTTAATGGAAACGAACCACAGTTTAATTGAATTGGGACACACAGGATTGCAAATTCGCCTTTGGGATGATGATATAGTTACCAATGCCAATTTAGGAAGACAGCGTTTTGCAGAATGTGAAATTGGATTGTACAAATCCGTTGCATTAATCAACAGAGCCAACCGATTTTCGGGGACAAATTGGAAAGCAGAAACGGTGAAATTTGAAAAAGACTGCTTAGGTAAATTGCCCGAAAATGCAGGAGCAAGTATTTATATTTCTTGTGTGGACAGCGTAAAAGCAAGGTTTGAGATTGCAGATATTTTAAAAATGTTGAATAATAGGAAAGCGTATTCTAATCGTCCACGTTATTGGTTAGATTTTGGGAATAGCCAACACACAGGACAGGTTTTATTATCTACAATTGGTAATATTCAACAATCTAATTCGGAGAAATTTGAAACGGTGGCAAATTTGCCTTTTGTTACCGATGAATTTGGAGAAATTTTAAAACAATCTGAAGAACAAGACGACACGCCAAGTTGTAGTTTGGCAGAAGCATTGGAAAAACAGGATTTGTTTATTAATTCGTCATTGGCACAGATGGGATGTTCTTTGCTTTGGAACTTGTTTCGCAACGGAATGACCAAAAACAGGGGGTTCTTTCTGAATTTGAAAAGTTTTCATTCACAACCTATAAAATTATAA
- a CDS encoding PRTRC system protein B codes for MNNLNDITENFGTLYYPKSALVFYETKGINTDMYVEHFDMDKNGNPINAHPLTVKEANVLAKSLQTDEEKSKAFLKPRGILPTNILHINPSEKGTVLWFTKAQQRQLYFVNGLVIPNEKAQVPPMLWFANKNSLSVFALASDRRPTEKTLLHYAPFFNVYENGNVCMGTVTIDIQNSASVEEFIHAWENYFFNSYFSHLLGNYNPIKGNCVTIWKELIGTDKAFPREVLKPNSKTLENLL; via the coding sequence ATGAACAATTTAAACGACATTACCGAGAATTTCGGAACATTATATTATCCAAAATCTGCTTTGGTTTTCTATGAAACCAAAGGAATAAATACCGATATGTATGTGGAGCATTTTGATATGGACAAAAATGGAAATCCCATTAATGCACACCCCTTGACTGTAAAGGAAGCCAATGTATTGGCAAAGTCATTACAAACCGATGAAGAAAAGAGCAAAGCCTTTTTAAAGCCAAGGGGAATTTTACCGACCAATATTCTGCATATCAATCCGAGCGAAAAAGGCACGGTACTTTGGTTCACCAAAGCACAGCAAAGACAGCTGTATTTTGTAAATGGTTTAGTCATTCCGAACGAAAAAGCGCAAGTACCGCCAATGCTTTGGTTTGCCAATAAAAACAGTCTTTCAGTCTTTGCTTTGGCAAGCGATAGAAGACCAACAGAAAAAACGCTTTTGCATTATGCACCATTTTTCAATGTGTATGAAAACGGCAATGTATGTATGGGAACGGTAACTATTGATATTCAAAATTCGGCATCCGTGGAGGAATTTATACACGCTTGGGAAAACTATTTTTTCAACAGCTATTTCAGCCATTTATTGGGAAACTACAATCCGATAAAAGGGAATTGTGTAACCATTTGGAAAGAGCTAATTGGTACAGACAAAGCCTTCCCGAGAGAGGTATTGAAACCGAATAGCAAAACACTTGAAAATTTATTGTGA
- a CDS encoding PRTRC system protein C produces MLLATQLERVFILKDQEQEIRLTDPEPKWSVESVMNFYANTYPILTTAKVSAPQIKDDAVEYKFESVMGIKG; encoded by the coding sequence ATGTTACTCGCAACACAATTAGAAAGAGTTTTTATACTCAAAGACCAAGAACAGGAAATCCGATTGACCGACCCCGAACCAAAATGGAGCGTAGAATCTGTAATGAATTTTTACGCCAATACATATCCAATCTTAACTACCGCCAAAGTTTCCGCACCACAAATAAAAGACGATGCAGTTGAGTACAAATTTGAGAGCGTAATGGGAATAAAAGGTTAA
- a CDS encoding PRTRC system protein E gives MQTNFFRQIAKLNLTGDLQITFTQTTENNYVVSVLLKNEQCGDEARKTIPPLNLRGTAEDLDNGFFENISTPLQTASGLMVDMESFMKQLEEAKKKSAMEKEKSDKEKKEKETKEKKFKDALQKAEELEKEAKYKDAWSALPKTSEYPDYAENIRKKQDEYERHFAPSLFTESQPQSTEI, from the coding sequence ATGCAAACCAATTTTTTCAGACAAATAGCCAAACTCAATCTCACAGGCGATTTACAAATCACATTTACCCAAACCACAGAAAATAATTATGTTGTTTCCGTACTGCTCAAAAACGAGCAGTGTGGAGACGAAGCGAGGAAAACCATTCCGCCCTTGAATTTACGAGGAACAGCCGAAGATTTGGATAACGGATTTTTTGAAAATATTTCCACACCATTACAAACCGCTTCGGGATTAATGGTAGATATGGAATCTTTTATGAAACAACTCGAAGAAGCCAAAAAGAAATCGGCAATGGAAAAGGAAAAATCCGATAAGGAGAAAAAAGAAAAGGAAACCAAAGAGAAGAAGTTTAAAGATGCTTTGCAAAAAGCCGAAGAACTTGAAAAAGAAGCGAAATATAAGGATGCGTGGTCTGCTCTTCCGAAAACATCGGAATATCCCGATTATGCCGAAAATATCCGCAAAAAACAGGATGAGTATGAAAGACATTTTGCACCAAGTCTTTTTACAGAAAGTCAACCTCAATCAACCGAAATTTAA
- a CDS encoding single-stranded DNA-binding protein, which translates to MNIIGRITKNAEINTLKNDKQVVNFSVAINDSYKSKQGERIEQTTYYNCSYWISANVAKILTKGTLVELTGRASSNAWIGKDGEIRSGLNFHTSNIKLHGAGKKSEVEDKPFSKSQKTVVVQEETDDDLPF; encoded by the coding sequence ATGAACATCATTGGAAGAATTACCAAAAATGCAGAAATCAACACATTGAAAAATGACAAGCAAGTCGTTAATTTCTCAGTAGCCATCAACGACAGCTACAAATCCAAACAAGGGGAACGTATAGAACAAACTACCTATTACAACTGTTCATATTGGATAAGCGCAAACGTGGCGAAAATCCTTACCAAAGGAACATTGGTGGAATTGACAGGCAGAGCAAGTTCTAATGCGTGGATTGGAAAAGACGGAGAAATCCGTTCTGGACTGAATTTCCATACTTCAAACATCAAATTGCACGGTGCTGGTAAAAAGTCGGAAGTAGAAGATAAACCATTTTCAAAATCGCAGAAAACCGTAGTTGTACAAGAAGAAACAGACGATGATTTACCTTTTTAA
- a CDS encoding transcriptional regulator: protein MNSQLIKYKGIHPGIILERELQKRSLKKRPFALAVGEYPQTFNEITKGRRNIPVSLALKIEKELQLEEGTIVILQSYYEIRKEKEKAQNHSPNLSILRKSLFWDTDINQIDWDKQYQAVIHRVFERGNEEEKTEISRFYGQLKTNTALHSKKTKPMQLHPIS, encoded by the coding sequence ATGAATTCACAGCTTATAAAATACAAAGGCATCCATCCAGGAATTATTCTTGAGCGAGAACTACAAAAACGTTCGCTCAAAAAGAGACCTTTTGCCTTAGCTGTGGGCGAATATCCTCAAACATTTAATGAGATAACAAAAGGAAGAAGAAATATCCCTGTTTCTTTAGCTTTAAAAATTGAAAAAGAATTGCAGCTGGAAGAAGGAACAATTGTTATTCTTCAGAGTTATTATGAGATACGGAAGGAAAAAGAAAAAGCACAAAACCACAGTCCTAATCTTTCTATTCTCCGAAAATCCTTATTTTGGGATACAGATATTAATCAAATAGATTGGGACAAGCAATATCAGGCGGTTATCCATCGTGTTTTTGAACGTGGAAACGAAGAAGAAAAGACGGAAATTTCACGTTTTTATGGTCAACTTAAAACCAATACGGCACTTCATTCCAAAAAGACGAAGCCAATGCAACTTCATCCAATTTCTTAA
- a CDS encoding nucleotidyl transferase AbiEii/AbiGii toxin family protein has translation MLYYNTVNNVLKNSLQILMESDVFENFRLVGGTALSLQLGHRISVDIDLFSDLQYGSIDFEKIDLFLKSNFAYIDTFSELEPAMGKAYFIGTDKENTVKLDLYYTDSYIQPAKIEDEIRFATIEEIIAMKIDVVQRVGRKKDFWDLHEVLPSCSINKMLELHLQRYPYSHDKELILENFTNFSLADDDFNPICLQGKHWEFIKDDFEEAILKYNEL, from the coding sequence ATGTTGTATTATAACACAGTAAATAATGTACTGAAAAACAGTCTTCAAATCCTTATGGAATCTGATGTTTTTGAAAATTTCAGATTGGTAGGCGGAACAGCTTTAAGTTTGCAATTGGGACACCGGATTTCGGTGGATATTGATTTATTTAGCGATTTGCAATATGGAAGCATTGATTTTGAAAAAATTGATCTCTTTCTCAAAAGTAATTTTGCTTACATCGATACTTTTTCTGAATTGGAACCTGCAATGGGGAAAGCTTATTTCATAGGAACTGACAAAGAAAATACGGTTAAACTGGATTTGTATTACACCGATTCTTATATACAACCTGCAAAAATAGAAGATGAAATCCGTTTTGCAACAATAGAGGAAATCATTGCCATGAAAATTGACGTGGTACAAAGAGTTGGTAGAAAGAAAGACTTTTGGGATTTGCATGAAGTTCTTCCTTCTTGCAGTATCAACAAAATGCTGGAACTCCATCTACAACGCTATCCATATAGTCATGACAAAGAATTGATTTTAGAAAATTTCACCAATTTTAGTCTTGCAGATGATGATTTCAATCCTATTTGTCTTCAGGGAAAACATTGGGAATTTATAAAAGATGATTTTGAAGAAGCCATTTTGAAATATAACGAATTATAA
- a CDS encoding toprim domain-containing protein: MNCEKIKEKVSIRMVLESFNLFPVKENQRTAFYFALDRVEVVPSFAVDFTKNKGFDFGTGKNYDVISIVQQMNKCSVSDALKYLSRLDFSVQNEVENEEIDKNKSYRILKVNEIKHPALIEYLKSRKVFEQSHLVKEIHYELNEKNYFGIGFFNNSSGLEIRNKYSKICLGKKDITLFENERNENTEIVVFEGFFDFLTFKNLEKEKRSTSDYLILNSTAMLFKVEETLKKYAKISLFLDNDANGIATKEIIQKKYKNIEDCSLLYYNFKDLNEWFCTEN; the protein is encoded by the coding sequence ATGAATTGCGAAAAAATAAAAGAGAAAGTGAGTATAAGAATGGTTTTAGAATCATTCAATCTTTTTCCTGTAAAGGAAAACCAACGGACTGCATTTTATTTTGCACTGGATAGAGTAGAGGTAGTTCCTAGCTTTGCAGTTGATTTTACAAAAAATAAAGGATTTGATTTTGGCACAGGGAAAAATTATGATGTGATTTCGATTGTTCAACAAATGAATAAATGTTCCGTTTCTGATGCTTTGAAATACCTTTCTAGATTAGATTTTTCTGTTCAAAATGAAGTTGAAAATGAAGAAATTGATAAAAATAAAAGTTATCGAATTCTTAAAGTAAATGAAATTAAACATCCTGCATTAATTGAATATTTAAAATCCCGAAAAGTTTTTGAACAAAGTCATTTAGTTAAAGAAATTCATTATGAATTGAATGAGAAAAACTATTTCGGAATTGGTTTTTTCAACAATTCTAGCGGACTGGAAATCCGAAATAAATATTCTAAAATTTGTTTAGGGAAAAAGGATATTACTTTATTTGAAAATGAAAGAAATGAGAACACAGAAATTGTAGTTTTTGAAGGTTTTTTCGATTTTTTGACTTTCAAAAATTTGGAAAAGGAAAAAAGGTCAACTTCAGATTACCTGATTCTAAATTCTACAGCAATGCTTTTTAAAGTGGAAGAAACCTTGAAAAAATATGCTAAAATTTCTCTTTTCTTGGATAATGATGCGAATGGAATTGCAACTAAAGAGATTATCCAAAAAAAGTATAAAAATATAGAAGATTGTTCTTTGTTGTATTATAATTTTAAGGATTTGAATGAGTGGTTTTGCACAGAAAATTAA
- a CDS encoding DUF3853 family protein — MKSIDPKTLIWQLTVEEFLEVSKNINSYKKYEYGLKGLAKILGCSVSKASEVKSSGILNEAIIQNGNIIIIDIEKALELFGKK; from the coding sequence ATGAAAAGCATAGATCCTAAAACACTGATTTGGCAGTTAACCGTTGAAGAATTCTTAGAAGTTTCTAAAAATATCAATTCTTATAAAAAGTATGAGTACGGTTTGAAAGGATTGGCGAAGATTCTTGGATGCTCTGTGTCAAAGGCTTCGGAAGTAAAATCTTCAGGTATTTTAAATGAGGCCATTATCCAAAACGGAAATATCATCATCATTGATATAGAAAAAGCATTGGAACTTTTTGGAAAAAAATAA
- a CDS encoding helix-turn-helix domain-containing protein, whose translation MALEVLTKEDLQQFKIELLESIENLLQGKKTEEKLWLRTSEVKELLNISSGTLQNLRINGTLSYSKIGGTLYYNYNDIQKLLMDFKH comes from the coding sequence ATGGCATTAGAAGTATTAACCAAAGAAGATCTTCAGCAATTTAAAATTGAACTGCTCGAAAGTATTGAAAACTTGCTTCAGGGAAAGAAGACAGAAGAGAAATTATGGCTTCGAACTTCCGAAGTCAAAGAACTCCTGAACATATCTTCAGGAACCTTACAAAACCTGAGAATTAACGGAACCTTGTCGTACAGTAAAATAGGAGGGACGCTGTATTACAATTATAATGACATCCAGAAACTATTGATGGATTTTAAACATTAA
- a CDS encoding RteC domain-containing protein, which produces MVKFIANLESELESRLLFLSLESDKPLKRAEESMLEINNALKKLKSFVLRTKFPSDSEEIDFFKNRKPLILSKLIYHNEVYRIETRKPSGGEKMIRKYYQTELIKLKEFFEENVDFYGYYRTCSSYLDHKYFIRKNLDVKLSLDSFVFESDARFSTSHDYKVAKIISNDLLEVYLNDQLLKLNRQGEEQYRISTPKTRLAWTDNKTSLIELIYALYCKGSFNNGNADIKEISAYFEAVFNIELGDVYRTYLEIKNRSSRTKFLNNLQSLLNNKMDSQDE; this is translated from the coding sequence ATGGTTAAGTTCATTGCAAATCTCGAAAGTGAATTGGAAAGCAGATTACTATTTCTAAGTTTAGAATCTGATAAACCTCTAAAAAGAGCAGAAGAATCAATGCTGGAAATTAATAACGCATTAAAAAAACTTAAATCTTTTGTTTTACGCACTAAGTTTCCCTCAGACAGTGAAGAAATAGATTTCTTCAAAAACCGTAAACCCTTGATATTATCAAAATTAATATATCATAATGAAGTCTATAGAATCGAAACCCGCAAGCCAAGTGGAGGTGAAAAGATGATTCGAAAATACTATCAGACAGAACTCATTAAACTGAAAGAGTTCTTTGAAGAAAATGTCGATTTTTATGGGTATTACAGAACATGCAGTTCCTACCTCGATCATAAATATTTTATCCGTAAAAACCTCGACGTTAAGTTGAGTTTAGACTCTTTTGTTTTTGAATCAGATGCAAGATTCAGTACTTCTCACGATTATAAAGTCGCAAAAATCATTTCAAATGACCTTCTCGAAGTTTACCTCAATGATCAATTGCTGAAATTAAATAGGCAAGGGGAGGAGCAGTACCGAATATCCACGCCCAAAACAAGACTAGCCTGGACAGATAATAAAACTTCACTGATTGAATTAATTTATGCGTTGTACTGCAAAGGATCATTCAATAACGGTAATGCGGATATCAAGGAAATCAGTGCTTATTTTGAGGCGGTTTTCAATATAGAACTCGGTGATGTTTATCGGACATACCTTGAAATAAAAAATAGATCATCTCGTACAAAATTCTTAAATAATCTCCAGAGTTTGTTGAATAACAAAATGGATTCGCAGGATGAATAA